One window from the genome of Thermoleophilaceae bacterium encodes:
- a CDS encoding class I SAM-dependent methyltransferase, translated as MAATTQMLNWLCRYALVTPVVLGRKRELSASLLDAGSGPHGFACVDPGSPFVGMDMQFPLPAGPSMLAVRNGPGRLPFADASFDTVISLDVLEHVPPADRTAFVDELARVSANRVVVACPSSEMGPIDDLVRAVFVRSGQEVPGWLSEHDEFGLPTPAEIAECCAEREGFSSRPLPVPNGLFSTMASLADFIPEVTPHATLEATANARQWVELFEAASFGDSWRKAYLLERSEPAGPHVDQADLEPTLLRALRCQACGGRLERLGPSLLRCGGCAHLVARDTMRAWDVRPESKSLWCSPEWRPDALSQVLRGFADLNEGNASLQLHAPPGSIGAEDALACAAAALDGRELPDHVDVAIVTDSPHPGPTATVIEASALELFSQPSLRA; from the coding sequence ATGGCGGCCACCACGCAGATGCTGAACTGGCTGTGCCGCTACGCGCTCGTCACTCCGGTGGTGCTCGGCCGCAAGCGCGAGCTCTCAGCCAGCCTGCTGGACGCCGGATCGGGACCCCACGGCTTCGCGTGCGTCGACCCCGGCAGCCCCTTCGTCGGGATGGACATGCAGTTCCCGCTACCCGCGGGACCGTCGATGCTGGCGGTGCGCAACGGCCCCGGGCGGCTGCCCTTCGCCGACGCCTCGTTCGACACCGTCATCTCACTCGACGTCCTGGAGCACGTGCCGCCGGCCGACCGGACCGCCTTCGTGGACGAGCTGGCCCGAGTGTCCGCGAACCGCGTGGTGGTGGCGTGCCCGTCCAGCGAGATGGGCCCGATCGACGACCTCGTCAGAGCGGTGTTCGTGCGCTCGGGGCAGGAGGTTCCGGGATGGCTCTCCGAGCACGACGAGTTCGGGCTTCCCACACCGGCCGAGATTGCAGAGTGCTGCGCTGAGCGCGAGGGCTTCAGCTCGCGCCCCCTTCCGGTGCCGAACGGCCTCTTCTCCACGATGGCCAGCCTGGCCGACTTCATCCCGGAGGTCACACCCCACGCGACGCTCGAAGCGACCGCGAACGCCCGCCAGTGGGTGGAGCTGTTCGAGGCCGCGAGCTTCGGGGACTCGTGGCGCAAGGCGTACCTGCTCGAGCGCAGCGAGCCCGCCGGGCCGCACGTGGATCAGGCGGATCTCGAGCCCACCCTGCTCCGCGCGCTCCGCTGTCAGGCCTGTGGCGGCCGGCTGGAGCGCCTCGGGCCCTCGCTCCTGCGCTGCGGCGGGTGCGCGCACCTCGTGGCCCGGGACACGATGCGGGCGTGGGACGTGCGGCCGGAGTCGAAGAGCCTCTGGTGCAGCCCGGAGTGGCGACCCGATGCACTCTCCCAGGTGCTCCGCGGCTTCGCCGACCTTAACGAGGGGAACGCCTCGCTGCAGCTTCACGCCCCGCCGGGGTCGATCGGCGCCGAGGACGCGCTGGCCTGCGCTGCGGCGGCGCTGGACGGACGGGAGCTGCCCGACCACGTCGACGTGGCGATCGTCACGGACTCGCCCCATCCCGGGCCGACGGCAACCGTGATCGAGGCGTCCGCGCTCGAGCTGTTCAGCCAGCCGAGTCTGCGAGCCTGA